AGTCTTTCTGCATATCCGCTACCAGTGCCCCGATTCTCTTCACTGCGGCGAATGGGACTATATCGATAATATCTTTATCCGCCGCCGCGGCTCACAGGATGCCGACACCGGCAAGATAGAAATCGCCCGGATGATATCTCCTTATGGATGGCGTTTTGGACCGGACTGGCAATTTGACTGGCAAACCGATATTACCGATTTCGGAATTCTGCTGCATGATTCGGTCGAAATTGAATTCAATCATACCGGGTATGAGAAAAATGATGACCGGGGGTGGGTAGTTACCCTCGACTTTGAAATAACGGAAGGTCCTCCGGCGATGAAATGTCTCGGTTTCGATACCCTCTGGTGCGGCTCGTTCCCTTATGGCGACTCCGCCCGCCCTATCGAAAACTTTCTTTCACCGGTTTCATTAGTGAATAAATATGACGCCGCCCTCGCCCGTGTGCGGATTCTGCAGACCGGTCACGGAATGGATGCGCAGGAAAACTGCGCCGAATTCTGCCGCAAATACCGGCGGCTCTACATCGGAGATTCTCTCATTAATGAAAGATTTATCTGGCGCGAATGCGGCGAGAATCCGCTCTATCCTCAGGCTGGCACCTGGATTTTTGACCGCGCCGGTTGGTGCCCCGGGGCGCTGGCGTATCCCGATATTTATGACTATCCGATTCTGGGGGATACTTTGATTAGAGTCAATATCGATATGGAGCCGTACCTGAATCCCAAAAATCCAACCGCCAATTTCTATATCTACTCCTACCTGTTCTATTACGCGCCGCCGTCGGCGCGGTACGACATTACGCTGGAAGAGCTGATTGCTCCGAACGACCGGGATGAATACTCCCGCCGGAATCCGGTCTGCGCTAATCCGCGGATAATAGTCAGGAACAACGGAAGCGAGAAGATTACATCATTTGCCGTGACATATGGATTTATTGGGGAAGAGACTTCCGTATATAACTGGAGCGGGAATTTGACACCCCAGAAATCAGTGGAGATAACGCTCCCCGGCACTATCGTACCGCGTGGGGAAAAACGTGACTATCTCATAAGACTTGATATGCCCAACGGTCAGACGGATGAATACCTGCCGGATAATTCGGCAATTACCGCTGCTACGGCGGTTCCATTGCTGGGAACTGATTTTATACTAAATTTTCGCGCCAATCAGGATTCCAGTCATAATTTTTATCGATTAAGCGATGAGCCGGGAGAAGTTATCGCAGAGAGAAAACTGGGGACATTGAACTCGGCGAGAATATACTATGATACCCTGCATTTGGCGCCGGGATGTTATAATTTTCTTTTCGGCGACACTGCCGGCGATGGGCTCGATTTCTGGTTCAATCCCGAAGGGGGCTATGGCTTTGTCAGGCTCCTTGATATGCAGGGGAGGCTTCTGAAATCGTTCTTATCTGATTTTGGAAGCGAGATAAACTTCTCCTTCCTGGTACAAGAGAACCCTCCTCCGATGCCCCCGGAGGATACCCTTCCTCTGGTTACCCCTTTCCCGGCGCGCAATTCCGGTAAGTTCAACCTCGATATCTTCTTCAATGAGAAATCTGATTTCCGCTTGGAAATCTGGAGTGAAGACAGCAGTAAGATAGTTTTTCGCCGCGATTACAAAGCTGTCAAAGAAGCCTTCCTTCCGCTCGATATATCTTCCGAGCCGGAGGGGATTTACTTTGTGAAAGTACTCACCGAGTCAAATACCACCGTACGACGGGTCAGGCTTAAGCGAACTTAAGAAAGTCCAGGTTTACTTCTTTCCCAGCCGCAGCTGCATCGTTTTCGCGCTGTCACTATCTTTGGCAGGTCCGCTCAGAGTGATAAATAAAGAGTCCTCACTGACCCTTTCATAGATGATATCCGTTGGCCAATCATTCTCTCTGTTCTGAAACGATGCCCGCCTGACAGCAGGGTCGTACCCAATCAGGCGGAATTTGATATCTTTCGGCCTGCCGCCGGGGTACGGGATAAGAAATGCTCCGGTGTCATCGTACCCAAATCGTTCGAATTCGACGTAGCAGGGGTGTCCCTCAAGAAACTCCTTATTCATCGAAAGTATCGCCCCGCCTTCGGGCGAAGAGTAGGTCGCTTCAAACCGATTGCCGCCGAATAGTCCGGTCCATTTACCCTCCATCCAGGTCATTGTCGCCAGTTGTTCAGCGGGGGCGAGAGCACCTCCAGTTACAGCGGCTGCGGTTAAGACGAACAGAAGAAGCCAGAAAAGAGATGGCTGAGCCATGAAATCCTCCGTTTTCATTTATTGTAATTGCTTATATATCAATAAAATATACAATTTTGTGGATAAAGGTAAAGATTTTCCTTGACAATCCGATGATATCATTATAATATCATAACGATAGCAAGGAGGTAAACTAAATGCTAAAAGAAAAAGAACGCAAAGCCATTTCCGGATGGGGACCATTCATCACCTTCTTTTTTCTTGGTCTCTTTTTCATCGCCGGAATAATCATTCTTGTCCCCTGGCTCAAGATTGTCTTCACCGTACTGCTGGTGCTGGATATCTTTTTTTTGACCGGACTATTCTTTATCAATCCCAACGAAGGGCGGGTGTTGCAGCTGTTTGGCAAGTACAATGGGACCGCCAAAGAGCCGGGACTTCGCTGGGCAAATCCGCTTTATACCAAGCGGCGGATATCTCTTCGTGTCCGCAACTTTGAAACTAACCGTCTCAAGGTAAACGACGTCGACGGCAATCCGGTAGAGATCGGCGCCATTGTAGTCTGGAAAGTGGTCGATACCGCCGAGGCCTGTTTTCAGGTTGACAATTATGAGGAATTTGTAAAAATCCAGAGTGAAGCGGCGGTCCGTAATCTTGCCACTCAACATCCGTATGACACTCACCACGACGAGCGCGTTTCCCTGCGGGGTCACACGGCAATAATATCGGACCAACTTCGGATAGAAATCCAGGAGCGGCTGGCGCAGGCGGGAGTGGAAGTGCTGGAAGCCCGTATCAGTCATCTGGCGTATGCGCCGGAGATTGCCGAGGCGATGCTTCGCCGCCAGCAAGCCGGAGCGGTCATTGCGGCCCGCCAGTTGATAGTCGAAGGGGCGGTCGGGATGGTTGAGATGGCGCTGGAGCAGCTTTCGACCAAGAAAATACTGGAACTGGATGAAGAGAAAAAAGCCGCCATGGTTTCCAATCTGTTGGTAGTCTTATGCGGCGAAACCTCAACCCAGCCGGTAGTCAATACCGGGACATTGTATCATTGAGTCGTGGCGGAACGGAAGTCATTTTTATTGCGGGTAGATGAGGAGACTCTCAATCTGGTCCAGAAATGGGCGAACGATGAATTTCGGAGTCTCAACGGCCAGATTGAGTTTCTCCTCCGGAAAGCCCTTAAAGAAGCGGGGCGAATCTCCCCGAAAAGCAAGGATGAAAATATTTCCGGGCAACAATCATAAAAAGCCCCCAGGAATCTTACTTAAAAGACGGTCGGCAGGACGTAATTACTATGTGATTGACAGTCTGTCGGCGATTTCTTATGATTAGGCAGAATCAAGCTCTAAATTAAGGTCTTCCAAAGAAAGGAGTATTTGTGAAAGGATTAAAGCCTGCATTTTTGTTGGTGGGGCTTCTGGCTTTTGTCGCGACTGCAGCGACCGCCCAGGAAAAACCGGCCGCGGAGAAACCGTGGTTTGATATGGCGAATTGTTCCTTCTGCAAGCACCTGGTGAAAGACACCATGCTGCTTGAGAATATGACCTGGAACCACTATGATATCTCCAACGGTGTCATGGCGGTCACCACCGTAAAGCCGGAGTATAAAGCGGCATATCTGGAGGCGATGAAGTCGATGCAGCAGGTCGGCGAAGATATGGCGGCTGGAAAAGTCCAGGTTCAGATGTGCGGTCATTGCGAAAACTACGGGAAGCTGATGATGTCGGGCGCGAAAATGGAATATGTCCAGACCGATGTCGCCGATATCGTTCTGATGACTTCTGATAAGCCGGAAATTGTTGAGATGATAAAGAAGTTTGGCCAGCGCAACCGTGAAGAACTGGCTAAGTGGGAAGCCGAAGCGAAATAGCGGCTGGCGCGATTTTCCCAATAAAAAAGTCAGAGTCATCGGACTCTGACTTTTTTTGTTCTATCCTGATGATTATCCAAAGCCACTTTAGTTAACGAAGTTTCTGGCAGCGCGGGCAGTAGTGCGCCGAGCGACTCCCTATTTTCTCTCGTCGGATACTCCCTCCGCATCTTGGGCATTTTTCCCCTTCACGACCATACGCCTTAAGATATTTCTGGAATCCCCCCGGTTGCCCATCAACTCCGGCGAAACTGTCCACCGATGTCCCCATCTTGTCAATCGCTTTCCGGAGCACCCTGATAATCGCGGAATGAAGCTCAGCCAGTTTTTTTGCGGAGAAGGAATCGGTCAGACGGCGGGGATGAATTCGCGCCAGGTACAACGCCTCATCGGCATAAATATTCCCCAGTCCGGCAAGAAAGGTCTGGTCCAGAAGAGCCGGCTTTATCATCCGATGGGTCGAACGAAACCGGGCGATAAAGTCGCCGGCAGGAATCTCCAGCGGCTCCGGTCCCAATTCCTTTAGCTCTTTTTGCAGATTCAGTTCTTTTGTCGATATCAGCCGGATATTTCCGAATCTCCGGTAATCGTTGAAGCGCAGTGTATGACCGTTGTCCCGGAAGTAGAAGATAAGGTGGTCATGTCTGTCAATCGGGGTTTCTTTGGGCAAAAAATAGAAATGCCCGGTCATTTTAAGGTGCACCCAGAGAGTCATTCCCTGGTCGGTCGCCATCAGGATATTTTTACCCCGGCGCTGGATATGCACAAAGCTGGACCCGGCCAGACTTTTGAGGTTACCCTCGAAATATCGCCGCGCAATTTTGGGCGGCTCCAGATAGACCGATTCAATTGTCTGATGAAGAACTGTCCGGCGCAGACCGCGGACGACCGTTTCAACCTCGGGGAGTTCCGGCATTCCTCAATCCTTGAATTGTGGGACGCTATTTTTTTTGCGGAAGTCTTTCCAGTTCGGCGATTAAGACGTCAATATCATGGCCGTGAAGCATTGCCCCCATCTCCAGCGTTTCCAGTTTCATAGCCGGGCATTGATAGCATCCGCCATGGAAATATTTCTGGATAAGCGGTCCTGCCTCCGGGACCAGTTCTATAATCTCGCCGATGGTCATATCCTTATTTATCTTTTTCACTTACACTTCCTCCCGCGCCATCTCGATTATGGAAAGCTTTTTCCTCCGACCCGGGCCGTGACAAGTTCACCGGCGCCGTGAGGAAACGCATATTTCACCAGTCCGACATCTTTTGCATACCACCAGTAAAGGTCCCCCTGAATCAACTGCTCCTGCCGGCTATAGAGCGACTTGAAAGACAATCTTATTTCAACGCAATCCTGAAAACCTCCGGCCGGGGTTGTTACCGGCTCGGTAGCAATAATCTCCAGTTCGGCCTGCGTTCGAAGGTGGGAATTGAGAGAATCGCTTCGTATCTCCGCCGCCGAAAAGAGCAAAGTATCGCCTACGGTCAGCGACCAGGGGGTAATCGGAATCGGCGGTTCGAAAAAGAGCGCCGGAAGATTCCCGCCGCGGCTGACAGTGCTTTTCCAGCCGACCGAATGGTCGGTGCGGACAAAATCATTCCAACCGGTTATATTTCCGGCGCTGTCGAAATAGGTAAACGTGAAGAGGTCATTAATCTGACTGGAAACGACCGCCTTCCCGAGTGGTCCGCTGTACTGATATATAGCGCCATCCACCAGCGGAAAGTAACGGCTGAAATCAGTCCGCGCCGGACGCTCCGCCTTTTGAATACAGGATAGAATGAGAAGCAGCGAAAAGAACAGAATTAAAGTTGCTGTCGGACGGATTCTCACGCGTTCTTGCCGCCCTTCCGGGAGCGGTAGTTTTCGATGGCGGCGCGAAGAGCATCGGTGGCAAGATTGGAGCAGTGCATCTTGATAGGCGGAAGTCCATCAAGCGCCTCCGCAACCTGATTGCGAGTCAGCCTTTCCGCTTCCGCAATTGTCCGCCCCTTGACCAGCTCCGTAGTTATGGAACTGGTGGCGATTGCCGCCCCACACCCAAAGGTCTTGAATCGGATATCGGTGATGATATCATTTTCCACTTTTATATAAATTGACATGATATCGCCGCAGGAGGCATTTCCCACCGTTCCCACACCGTCGGCATCCTCAATCTCTCCGACATTCCGGGGATTCTGAAAATGCTCGATAACTTTCGCGGAATACATATAAAACCTTCTAAATTATATCAAACTTATCCGCTTTAATATAACAATTTCGTAAGAGATTGCAAGTGAAATAATTCACATACAATCGGTTTGAGGACAAACTCAGTGTGTCGAGACCTCGCCGGCATTAAAAGGAATAATTCCTTCTCTCGTATCAAGCACCAATCGTCCCAGGGCATCTATATCTATTACGGTGCCAGTAATGGTTTTACGACCCATTTTCAGCTTTATTTCCTGATTGAGCAGGGCGGAGTATCGGAGAAGGCTCTTGCGGGCTTCTTTGAGGCCCGATTTGCGAAAGACAAAGTATTCTTTCTCAAAATTCCGCAGAAATCTTTGCAGAAATTCCCGGCGATTGACCTTCTCTTTGGTTCCGATACGGACGGAAGTAGCCGTTTCCCGCAATTCCGGCGGAAAATCGCTTCTTTTCTGATTCAGATTGACACCGACTCCAACTATCACATATTCGACCCGGTCGAGTTCAGCTGAAAGCTCTGTTAGAATTCCGGCCGCTTTCATTCCGGAGATGAGAACGTCATTGGGCCATTTTATCTTGACGTCGATATCATCGTATGAATTAATAGTCTCCGCCAACGCCACCGCCGTCATCAGAGAGATTCCGGGAGCCTGAGTGGGGTGAATTTTCGGGTAAAGAATCAGCGAGCAGTAGAGGCCGACCTTTTCCGGAGAGTGCCATTCCCGTCCCAGCCGTCCCCGCCCGCGGGTCTGATGTTCCGCAATCACCAGGGTTCCTTCGGGGGCTTTCATTGCCGCCAGTTGCGCCGCTATGGTATTAGTCGATTGAACAGTCTGATACGCATAAATCTTGCGGCCTATCATCTTGGTCCCGAGATGGTAGGCGATTTCTGCTGAGAGATAACTGTCGGGGATGCCCGTAAGGGTGTATCGTCCATTCCGGTCAGCTTTGATGGTGTACCCCCAGCTGCGTAACTCGCTTATTGCCTCCACCACGTTTTCCGGGGAGCATTTGAGTTCTTTGATCAAACGCTTCGGCTCCACCGGCTGGCCTATTTTCTTGCGCAAGAATATCAGAACCCGGTCGGCGGTCGTTTCCGGATTGAAGGGATTCATTTTACCGTGAAAACTCCATTGAAAAATCAGAGGACGGGGCCGAATGCGTTAAGGCGCCGATAGAGATGAAATCAACGCCGCTTGCCGCTATGGCTGCAATATTGTCCAAGGTAACATTCCCTGACGCTTCCAGAATCACTTTTGGCTGAAGCGACCGGGCAGT
The genomic region above belongs to Candidatus Zixiibacteriota bacterium and contains:
- a CDS encoding peptide-N-glycosidase F-related protein, producing the protein MRNFIILRLINYLITGILLSAAAVAADGDITHIVSHDRMKVVTDPSRGYNPYRSWALFPSTAIEYRKVFLHIRYQCPDSLHCGEWDYIDNIFIRRRGSQDADTGKIEIARMISPYGWRFGPDWQFDWQTDITDFGILLHDSVEIEFNHTGYEKNDDRGWVVTLDFEITEGPPAMKCLGFDTLWCGSFPYGDSARPIENFLSPVSLVNKYDAALARVRILQTGHGMDAQENCAEFCRKYRRLYIGDSLINERFIWRECGENPLYPQAGTWIFDRAGWCPGALAYPDIYDYPILGDTLIRVNIDMEPYLNPKNPTANFYIYSYLFYYAPPSARYDITLEELIAPNDRDEYSRRNPVCANPRIIVRNNGSEKITSFAVTYGFIGEETSVYNWSGNLTPQKSVEITLPGTIVPRGEKRDYLIRLDMPNGQTDEYLPDNSAITAATAVPLLGTDFILNFRANQDSSHNFYRLSDEPGEVIAERKLGTLNSARIYYDTLHLAPGCYNFLFGDTAGDGLDFWFNPEGGYGFVRLLDMQGRLLKSFLSDFGSEINFSFLVQENPPPMPPEDTLPLVTPFPARNSGKFNLDIFFNEKSDFRLEIWSEDSSKIVFRRDYKAVKEAFLPLDISSEPEGIYFVKVLTESNTTVRRVRLKRT
- a CDS encoding DUF6265 family protein gives rise to the protein MAQPSLFWLLLFVLTAAAVTGGALAPAEQLATMTWMEGKWTGLFGGNRFEATYSSPEGGAILSMNKEFLEGHPCYVEFERFGYDDTGAFLIPYPGGRPKDIKFRLIGYDPAVRRASFQNRENDWPTDIIYERVSEDSLFITLSGPAKDSDSAKTMQLRLGKK
- a CDS encoding SPFH domain-containing protein is translated as MLKEKERKAISGWGPFITFFFLGLFFIAGIIILVPWLKIVFTVLLVLDIFFLTGLFFINPNEGRVLQLFGKYNGTAKEPGLRWANPLYTKRRISLRVRNFETNRLKVNDVDGNPVEIGAIVVWKVVDTAEACFQVDNYEEFVKIQSEAAVRNLATQHPYDTHHDERVSLRGHTAIISDQLRIEIQERLAQAGVEVLEARISHLAYAPEIAEAMLRRQQAGAVIAARQLIVEGAVGMVEMALEQLSTKKILELDEEKKAAMVSNLLVVLCGETSTQPVVNTGTLYH
- a CDS encoding Arc family DNA-binding protein produces the protein MAERKSFLLRVDEETLNLVQKWANDEFRSLNGQIEFLLRKALKEAGRISPKSKDENISGQQS
- the mutM gene encoding DNA-formamidopyrimidine glycosylase encodes the protein MPELPEVETVVRGLRRTVLHQTIESVYLEPPKIARRYFEGNLKSLAGSSFVHIQRRGKNILMATDQGMTLWVHLKMTGHFYFLPKETPIDRHDHLIFYFRDNGHTLRFNDYRRFGNIRLISTKELNLQKELKELGPEPLEIPAGDFIARFRSTHRMIKPALLDQTFLAGLGNIYADEALYLARIHPRRLTDSFSAKKLAELHSAIIRVLRKAIDKMGTSVDSFAGVDGQPGGFQKYLKAYGREGEKCPRCGGSIRREKIGSRSAHYCPRCQKLR
- a CDS encoding DUF1858 domain-containing protein, encoding MKKINKDMTIGEIIELVPEAGPLIQKYFHGGCYQCPAMKLETLEMGAMLHGHDIDVLIAELERLPQKK
- the nifU gene encoding Fe-S cluster assembly scaffold protein NifU, which gives rise to MYSAKVIEHFQNPRNVGEIEDADGVGTVGNASCGDIMSIYIKVENDIITDIRFKTFGCGAAIATSSITTELVKGRTIAEAERLTRNQVAEALDGLPPIKMHCSNLATDALRAAIENYRSRKGGKNA
- a CDS encoding biotin--[acetyl-CoA-carboxylase] ligase yields the protein MNPFNPETTADRVLIFLRKKIGQPVEPKRLIKELKCSPENVVEAISELRSWGYTIKADRNGRYTLTGIPDSYLSAEIAYHLGTKMIGRKIYAYQTVQSTNTIAAQLAAMKAPEGTLVIAEHQTRGRGRLGREWHSPEKVGLYCSLILYPKIHPTQAPGISLMTAVALAETINSYDDIDVKIKWPNDVLISGMKAAGILTELSAELDRVEYVIVGVGVNLNQKRSDFPPELRETATSVRIGTKEKVNRREFLQRFLRNFEKEYFVFRKSGLKEARKSLLRYSALLNQEIKLKMGRKTITGTVIDIDALGRLVLDTREGIIPFNAGEVSTH